CCCCACTGCACGAAAAATGAAAACTCTAATATTACATACTCTTTTGAGTCGTGGCAAAAAGTGCAAAATATGATTGCTAATTTTAAACTCTGATCTAACTTCGAATGCCCGATTACTGGCAATTGCATTTGCCAGATATCTAATATAGTTAAAGGATGTAAACTTTTCGAGCAAGTTTCCAGACAAGGaatacaaataataaaagaaaaaaaaaaaaagatagcaacATCCAAAATCTACCTACCTTCTTTAAACATTGACGTCCCATTTCCAGACCAACACCATCGCCGACCCAGAGGAAAATAAATGATGGAGTATCAGCTATTGCCTAGTAAGACGATTGAACAATGTTACTCTTCTGCTCAATAGACAATCAGATGGAAACATAATTAAGAATCTGTAAATGATGAGAATGATAGGATAATGTACAAGACATAAGATTATGCAAAGAAAACATGAACTGGAAGAGAAAACAACCTCAATCTTCAGGTTCATAATCTCTTCAAATGTCCAATACTCTATATGATCTGTAATGCCAGGAGCACGATGAACATATTCCTCCCAAGGAGGATCTACAAGTATGACATCAAACTTGGTACCGAAAAATTCTGGAGAGAGAACATGCTCACGTAGATCACACTTATAATACATAGGTGGTGAAGCAGACTTGGCCACAATTTCATCTTTCCTTTGTATAAGTTCTCTCAGCTTTGGATAGTCCTCAACAACACTTGTCAACTCCAGTTCTCTAATGAAATTCTGTGGTCTCATACCAGTGTCAACAAAGTTCTGTGAGTAGTCATTTTGCTCTCCCCTCGAAGGAGCTTTACCAGAGGACCCATTGTTTCTTGGAGGGGCCCAACCAGATGGAGCTTTATCATGTGGCATCTCACGATTGGGTGTTCCTATAGGGTTGAAGCCTGGAACTGATAAGTTTGGTGGAGTTCCTCGTCCTGGACCAGACTGATTTAAGTACATTGAATGGTTCGAGCCAGCCCCCATATTGGGCCCAAACCTAGGCCCACCAGGCCCAGGAAGGCGGATAGGCGGAATGTTGGGTGGGACAGCCAACATATTCATGTCGACACCTCGAGCTCCTGGCCAAACAAGGGGCCCGGGAAATGAAGGAATGAATACACCAGGGCCAATTGGTGGGCCCGGTGAATGGGGTATGTTTGCCCCAATAGGCTGGATTGGTCCAGGTGGCAACCCAAGAGGGCCAAATGGAGGGCCCATCATAGGCATTGGAACTCCCCCAACTGGTTGAGAATCTCTCCCGGTCATTCTGCCTCTTCCCCCTCTACCTGGTCGGCCACCCTTGGGTCCTTGAGAAGCCCTATTGAAAGAAGCTGTTCCAGGGCTGTTTCCATGTGGAGAAATCAAGATACTAGAAGCACCTTCACCAGCACCCATACGATTAGAAGTCATAGCTCCTTTAGTCATCCTTCCTCTCCCAGATTGAGGAGGAAGAGAATTTCTCCCAGAAATTTGATCAATAGATGAGCCATCGTCATGATATCTCTCCTGTAAATCATCCGCATAGCCGTAATTTGGTCCACATTCATCGTCACTAGTTCCTGAACCAAAATTCTGCTGCGAACCCACTTCAGCTCTCCTACCGCTATATCCCGAAACAGAACCCTCCCTTCCGAAGTCAAGATTCCTGTTAGGTCTAATCTCAATCGAGTCGGAACCCTTTGCACCTTCAGACCTGATTCTAGATTCTTTCCTATATCCGGGCCGATTGTGAAAGTTGCCACTGTCCACCCTCTCTTGCCCGCTCCTCTGTGAATCCCATTCTTTCAGAGGATCATATTCATCACCATCTTTATTCCTTCTCCATTGTTCTTTATACCCCTCGTGATCCCTATATTTCTCACTTGATTTACTATCCCTTCCCTTTGAATACCTATCACCCCCATGGGCCTCCTCCCCGTCTTTACTACCCTTCATACTCATGCTTCTTTCATTGTCAGAATCTGAAAAGGCTTGATCTCGTTCAGCAAACTCTCTGTGATATCGTGTATTTCTCTCAGGTGACCGAGATCTTTTACTACGGCGATTCTCTCTATTGCTGCTATCCCTCAATACAGACCGTCCATCTTCATCCAAATTAAGAGACCTTTCCCTTTTTCCATCTTCATCACGACTTCCCTGTACAGCATCTGATTGTTTCCTGTGCTTCTCGGCTTTCTCTTCTGGAGATCTCTCCTGTACCATTTGATGCTTATCATCTCTGAGTGTGTTTGATTTATCATCATAACTAGTTGTATCCAACTTGGTGTCTTCATTGTATCCTTGATTCTTGCTCCTCTCAACAACTTCCCTTCTCTCCTCCCTATTACTGGACCTCCCACCCTTCTCACCCGATTCATTTCGATCTCTTGCACTCCCATGCTTATCATGATAAGAAGTTTTCCCATCTCTCAACTCTGACTTATCAAGACTGCTACTCTCATCACCCTTCCTCCCTACATCTGCCTCATCCCATCTCCTATGAGAGGGATTCCTTTCCTCTTCACTTtgccctcgctctctctctctactgctATCCTTCCTGTCTGGATACCTCAAACTCTTCTCTCTACTACTCTCCTTCCTCAAAGAGTCCCATTCACTCTCTTCATCTCTCCGCTGCCTACTGCTATCCCCATCCCTGTCTTTATAATACGCATCACTCGATCTCTTCTCGCCTCTATCATTCGGGCTTTTTCTCACATACTTGGAGGATCGGGACTCCCTTCTCCTATCATAATCATCATCATCCCCACTACCTGACCTCTTCCGAAGGTCATCCATCTCCCCTGAAACCTTCCTCCTTCCATCTTCGAGTTCCTCTACTTCATCGGCCTGGCCGTGCCTCCTCGACTTGCTTGATCGGCTCCTCCTCTTGTCGGCATCTTCCCTGTCCCCCTCATCATCCATTCTACTACTCCTAGCATCAAAATCATACTCATATTCTCTCTTGCTGCGGCTTCGGCCAGATTCGGCAGCATCCATTGCACTATACCTCCCCTCAATACAATCAAACTGACTTTATGACTGTTAATTGATAGCTTTTCCCAAAACTTAAAGACCGTTAATTTATAGCTTTTCCCAAAAGCCCTTGGCAAAATCTActaataaaagacaaaaatcTTCACAGAGAGAAACCGTGTTCCAAGTGATTTGATTCTGAAAGCACAGAAAAGGTCAAACAATAAGAACTAGATAaccaaaatttattaaacaaagGTAATTCAAACGATGCAAGTACTCTAAACCTAAACATGGACAACCTACAGGAAGGATCATTGAAGCACTAGCGGCTCTAAAACAGCAAATGGAAACCTCAATCTTCTAATTTCAGTTTTTCTCCAATCTAAATTACAGATTTCGCTTCCACTGGATGAGTTATCCATTCAATACAATCAAAATGACTCATGACTACCAATTTACAGGTTTTCCCAAAAGCTCTTGGCGAAATCTACTAATAGAGCAAAAAATTCTTCAATGAGGGAAATAAGATCCCAGTGTTTCGTCTCTGAAAACcagggaaaaataaaaagaataagaatttAACAATCCTAAATTTccttcgaaaaaaaaagaaaagaagcaccTCACCTGATTCAAGCACTCTAAGACCTAAACCTAAACAAGCTAAAGGAAGGATCTTTGAAGCAATAGTGTCCCTAAATCAGGGAACGGAAACCTTAATCTTATAAAGCACAGTTTCGTCCCAATCTAAACTGCCAATAAGTAACGCCACAATAAGCACTCCACCTCGTCGGCGAATCAAAACCCTAGACTCTATCGATCCAAGACCATCCAACACGGAGAGCTCAACACGAGCACAACTCATTCCAAACGCTACGGCAATCGAACAGCACAAAGGATGGATTTCCCAACAAAGAAACCTAAATCGATTAGGGCCTAGCTATGAATTATAACCATTGAATCTGATTCGACTGAGGAGAGGT
This genomic interval from Ananas comosus cultivar F153 linkage group 8, ASM154086v1, whole genome shotgun sequence contains the following:
- the LOC109713904 gene encoding methyltransferase-like protein 1, coding for MDAAESGRSRSKREYEYDFDARSSRMDDEGDREDADKRRSRSSKSRRHGQADEVEELEDGRRKVSGEMDDLRKRSGSGDDDDYDRRRESRSSKYVRKSPNDRGEKRSSDAYYKDRDGDSSRQRRDEESEWDSLRKESSREKSLRYPDRKDSSRERERGQSEEERNPSHRRWDEADVGRKGDESSSLDKSELRDGKTSYHDKHGSARDRNESGEKGGRSSNREERREVVERSKNQGYNEDTKLDTTSYDDKSNTLRDDKHQMVQERSPEEKAEKHRKQSDAVQGSRDEDGKRERSLNLDEDGRSVLRDSSNRENRRSKRSRSPERNTRYHREFAERDQAFSDSDNERSMSMKGSKDGEEAHGGDRYSKGRDSKSSEKYRDHEGYKEQWRRNKDGDEYDPLKEWDSQRSGQERVDSGNFHNRPGYRKESRIRSEGAKGSDSIEIRPNRNLDFGREGSVSGYSGRRAEVGSQQNFGSGTSDDECGPNYGYADDLQERYHDDGSSIDQISGRNSLPPQSGRGRMTKGAMTSNRMGAGEGASSILISPHGNSPGTASFNRASQGPKGGRPGRGGRGRMTGRDSQPVGGVPMPMMGPPFGPLGLPPGPIQPIGANIPHSPGPPIGPGVFIPSFPGPLVWPGARGVDMNMLAVPPNIPPIRLPGPGGPRFGPNMGAGSNHSMYLNQSGPGRGTPPNLSVPGFNPIGTPNREMPHDKAPSGWAPPRNNGSSGKAPSRGEQNDYSQNFVDTGMRPQNFIRELELTSVVEDYPKLRELIQRKDEIVAKSASPPMYYKCDLREHVLSPEFFGTKFDVILVDPPWEEYVHRAPGITDHIEYWTFEEIMNLKIEAIADTPSFIFLWVGDGVGLEMGRQCLKKWGFRRCEDICWVKTNKRNATPGLRHDSHTLFQHSKEHCLMGIKGTVRRSTDGHIIHANIDTDIIIAEEPSDGSTKKPDDMYKIIEHFALGRRRLELFGEDHNIRSGWLTVGKGLSSSNFNREAYVRSFADKDGKVWQGGGGRNPPPDAPHLVMTTPEIESLRPKSPPAKSQQQQQQQQQSIPPLPPSNAQNLRRLSSGNSPQNPMASVHPGFIFDTPMSDPVAPAPVSAPWASSPMVGLRVPEELHASLEDRFFDGFGFNSVNTQNFGDRVDLESHKMPNFL